A part of Solibacillus sp. FSL H8-0538 genomic DNA contains:
- a CDS encoding alpha/beta hydrolase family protein, whose protein sequence is MADNGKIFSMRNYPSPNPNIRLDEITYWSQGLRVKGLLARPKKPGNYEALLYLRGGLQSIGMVRPARIAQFAAQGFIVFAPYYRGNRGGEGKDEFAGHDRYDAVYAVDVLKQFTTKEKVHLYGFSRGGLMVLWTAILRNDIQSLVTWAGVSDATATYWDRVDMRRGLKRIVGGTPNKVPEKYDERTPLYDVADIQAPVLIIHGTSDEHVDIEHAYLLEFYLQDEGKPVETWYSFGLKHHYPQKLNRETVRSLCEWMKLQ, encoded by the coding sequence ATGGCCGACAATGGTAAAATTTTTTCCATGCGTAATTACCCATCACCGAATCCGAATATTCGTTTAGATGAAATTACGTATTGGTCGCAAGGGCTACGTGTAAAAGGCTTGCTTGCCCGTCCAAAAAAGCCAGGAAATTATGAAGCGTTGCTGTATTTACGTGGCGGTCTACAATCAATTGGCATGGTAAGACCAGCACGCATCGCACAGTTTGCTGCACAAGGTTTCATCGTATTCGCTCCGTATTACCGGGGCAATCGTGGCGGAGAAGGCAAGGATGAGTTTGCTGGCCATGACCGATATGATGCAGTGTACGCGGTGGACGTGTTGAAGCAATTTACGACAAAAGAAAAAGTCCATTTATACGGCTTTTCTCGCGGCGGTTTAATGGTATTGTGGACGGCAATTTTACGTAATGATATTCAATCGCTCGTTACATGGGCAGGGGTATCGGATGCAACAGCAACGTACTGGGACCGTGTAGATATGCGTCGTGGCTTGAAGCGAATTGTTGGCGGTACACCGAATAAAGTACCCGAAAAATATGATGAACGGACGCCACTTTACGATGTTGCAGACATACAAGCACCGGTATTAATAATTCATGGTACTAGTGATGAGCATGTAGATATTGAGCATGCGTACCTGCTAGAGTTTTACTTGCAGGACGAGGGAAAGCCGGTAGAAACATGGTATTCTTTTGGCTTAAAGCATCATTATCCACAGAAATTAAACCGTGAAACCGTTAGAAGCTTATGTGAGTGGATGAAGTTGCAGTAA
- a CDS encoding gamma carbonic anhydrase yields the protein MIYPYKDKNPNIDPSAFIADYVTITGDVTIGAETTIWFNTVIRGDVSPTVIGKRVSIQDLSCLHQSPAYPLIIEDDVTIGHQVTLHSCTIRERALVGMGSIILDGAEIGEGAFIGAGSLVPPGKKIPPNSLAMGRPAKVVREITPEDREDMDRIIREYVEKGQYYKSIQEQKR from the coding sequence ATGATTTACCCTTATAAAGATAAAAATCCGAATATAGACCCATCTGCCTTCATCGCTGATTATGTGACAATTACAGGGGATGTTACCATTGGAGCAGAAACGACCATTTGGTTTAATACAGTTATTCGCGGAGATGTTTCGCCAACAGTTATCGGTAAACGCGTGAGCATTCAGGATTTATCGTGCTTACATCAAAGCCCAGCATATCCGTTAATTATTGAGGATGATGTAACAATCGGGCATCAAGTAACATTACATAGCTGTACAATTCGGGAACGTGCACTCGTTGGTATGGGCTCGATCATTTTAGATGGTGCTGAAATTGGAGAAGGTGCTTTTATCGGAGCTGGAAGTTTAGTACCTCCAGGTAAAAAAATCCCTCCGAATTCTCTGGCGATGGGACGTCCTGCAAAAGTAGTACGAGAAATCACACCGGAAGACCGCGAAGATATGGACCGAATTATTCGCGAATACGTCGAAAAAGGGCAGTATTATAAATCTATTCAGGAACAAAAACGCTAA
- a CDS encoding alpha/beta hydrolase, translating to MWKWEADGQPKAVIAILHSAYEHHRWYAWLIEKLRSAGFHVVMGDLPGHGEQSQYARYHDEDFADYYKFTKQLLSVALEYNLPLFVIGNGLGATIAMQVLQKKKFECAGVILTSPWLSLKLSPGKLSNALTSFSALTSNVKLRHELSIQHFSRNSDLYTDIEEHMPLNNVVTVKWYRELQHLMRTRKDQELHFPDIPLLLMTGGHDQITDIGVTKQWLLKQKLSEFHYKEWPDCLHSLYFELEREEVYYYTEDFINNVLRSLGYIVE from the coding sequence ATGTGGAAATGGGAAGCTGATGGGCAACCGAAAGCAGTTATTGCGATACTTCATAGTGCATATGAGCATCATCGTTGGTATGCATGGCTAATTGAAAAATTGCGAAGCGCGGGATTTCACGTTGTAATGGGGGATTTACCTGGTCATGGCGAGCAAAGTCAATATGCGCGATACCATGATGAAGATTTTGCTGACTATTACAAATTTACAAAGCAACTCTTATCGGTTGCACTCGAATATAATTTACCGCTGTTTGTTATAGGAAATGGGCTAGGCGCAACAATTGCCATGCAAGTTTTACAAAAGAAGAAATTTGAATGTGCAGGTGTCATTTTAACTTCTCCGTGGTTGAGCTTAAAACTATCACCTGGTAAGCTGTCAAATGCATTAACAAGTTTTAGTGCTTTAACTTCAAATGTAAAGCTAAGGCATGAACTTTCCATCCAACATTTTTCAAGAAATTCAGATTTGTACACGGATATTGAAGAACATATGCCTTTAAATAATGTGGTGACAGTGAAATGGTATCGGGAGCTCCAACATTTAATGAGAACGCGCAAGGATCAGGAGTTGCATTTCCCTGACATCCCACTGTTACTTATGACAGGTGGACATGATCAGATAACTGATATAGGTGTGACGAAACAGTGGTTACTGAAGCAAAAATTATCGGAGTTTCACTATAAAGAATGGCCGGATTGCTTACATAGCCTGTACTTTGAATTAGAGCGTGAAGAAGTATATTACTATACTGAAGACTTTATTAATAATGTTTTGCGATCACTTGGATATATTGTTGAATGA
- a CDS encoding NUDIX hydrolase, producing MYTFVDENGFKVDLRFDEGPFDVEPKHVLVLVQHNGKWLCTIHKRRGVEVPGGKLEPAETLEQAAIREVYEETSVKIGDLQWFAYYIVHDEKPFCKAVFTGKVRSIDPFVGDYETSGMTWLTEEELWQQPNLSFYMRDAGMKKMLQEVKTHGRQW from the coding sequence ATGTATACATTTGTCGATGAAAATGGATTTAAGGTAGATTTACGTTTTGATGAAGGGCCATTTGATGTGGAGCCAAAGCATGTATTAGTGCTAGTGCAGCATAATGGAAAATGGCTCTGCACTATACATAAAAGACGTGGTGTCGAAGTTCCTGGAGGGAAGCTAGAACCGGCTGAGACACTTGAACAGGCAGCTATTCGAGAAGTTTACGAGGAAACATCAGTGAAAATTGGTGATTTACAATGGTTTGCCTACTATATCGTCCACGATGAAAAGCCATTTTGTAAGGCTGTATTCACTGGAAAGGTGAGATCGATAGACCCATTTGTAGGTGATTATGAAACGTCGGGGATGACATGGCTCACAGAAGAGGAGCTATGGCAGCAGCCAAATTTAAGCTTCTATATGCGCGATGCCGGCATGAAAAAGATGTTACAGGAAGTGAAAACACATGGCCGACAATGGTAA
- a CDS encoding transposase, translating into MEKTNVYVSIAHLTCNFFPGPSNEFVLKLEPIKANVFAKLFQQIQRLEEKNAFRAHLPCIPYHLDQLNSEIDTRLKKVYALIHEFGDAETKKFVEQLPYFSR; encoded by the coding sequence ATGGAGAAAACAAATGTTTATGTATCTATCGCCCATTTAACGTGTAATTTCTTTCCTGGTCCATCTAATGAATTTGTGTTAAAACTCGAACCAATTAAAGCAAATGTGTTTGCCAAGTTATTTCAGCAAATTCAGCGACTGGAAGAAAAAAATGCCTTTCGAGCCCATTTACCGTGTATTCCATATCATCTAGATCAGTTAAATAGCGAAATTGATACTCGTTTGAAAAAAGTTTATGCCCTTATTCATGAATTTGGGGATGCTGAGACAAAGAAATTCGTTGAACAATTACCTTATTTTAGTAGATAA
- the pckA gene encoding phosphoenolpyruvate carboxykinase (ATP) codes for MNSVEIANELKELLSGGNIKVQLSVPQLVEKATSRGEAMLTVDGALCAETGKYTGRSPKDKYMVEEDSSKDKIDWGKVNRPISSEVFDNLYVKVVNYLKEQDELFVFNGFAGADKASQLSIKVINEYAWHNLFCHQLFIRPTEEELASHVSDFTIVSAPNFKANPAVDGTDSETFIIVSMEKKVILIGGTEYAGEMKKSIFGIMNYLLPEQGILSMHCSANVGEAGDVALFFGLSGTGKTTLSADSDRKLIGDDEHGWSDTGVFNIEGGCYAKTINLSAEKEPEIYNAIKFGSVLENVVIDPQTRVCDYDDGSLTENTRVAYPIDYIDNIVTPSVAGHPKTIVFLTADAFGVLPPISKLTKEQAMYHFLSGFTSKLAGTERGVTEPEPVFSTCFGSPFLPLPAQRYAEMLGEKIDEHGAQVFLVNTGWTGGEYGVGNRMKLSYTRTMVRAAIDGKLSNVETTTDSVFGLHIPTAVEGVPTEVLNPRDAWADKAAYDAKAAHLSSLFNENFKKFSGVSEDIVSKGGPLV; via the coding sequence ATGAATTCAGTAGAAATTGCTAACGAACTGAAGGAATTATTAAGCGGTGGAAACATCAAAGTTCAACTTTCAGTACCACAATTAGTAGAAAAAGCTACATCACGCGGAGAAGCAATGTTAACTGTAGACGGTGCCTTATGCGCTGAAACAGGTAAATATACTGGTCGTTCTCCTAAAGATAAATACATGGTAGAAGAAGATAGCTCTAAGGATAAAATTGACTGGGGCAAAGTAAACCGTCCTATTTCATCTGAAGTGTTCGATAATCTATATGTTAAAGTTGTAAACTACTTAAAAGAGCAAGACGAGTTATTCGTATTTAACGGTTTTGCAGGGGCAGATAAAGCTTCTCAACTTTCAATTAAAGTAATAAACGAATATGCTTGGCATAATCTATTCTGTCATCAATTATTTATCCGTCCAACAGAAGAAGAACTAGCTTCTCATGTGTCTGATTTTACAATTGTTTCTGCACCAAACTTTAAAGCAAATCCGGCTGTAGATGGTACAGATTCTGAAACCTTCATCATTGTTTCAATGGAGAAGAAAGTTATTTTAATCGGTGGTACAGAATACGCAGGCGAAATGAAAAAATCTATTTTTGGTATTATGAACTACTTATTACCAGAACAAGGTATCCTTTCAATGCACTGCTCAGCTAACGTAGGTGAAGCTGGAGATGTAGCGTTATTCTTCGGGTTATCAGGTACAGGTAAAACAACTTTATCAGCTGATAGCGACCGCAAATTAATCGGTGATGATGAGCACGGCTGGTCAGATACTGGTGTATTCAACATTGAAGGTGGCTGCTACGCAAAAACAATCAACTTATCAGCTGAAAAAGAGCCAGAAATTTATAATGCCATTAAATTCGGGTCTGTACTTGAAAACGTAGTCATTGATCCACAAACACGCGTTTGTGATTATGATGATGGTTCATTAACTGAAAATACTCGTGTAGCGTACCCAATCGACTACATTGACAATATCGTAACACCATCTGTGGCAGGTCACCCTAAAACAATCGTTTTCTTAACAGCAGATGCTTTTGGTGTGTTACCTCCAATCTCTAAATTAACAAAAGAACAAGCAATGTATCATTTCTTAAGTGGTTTCACTTCTAAATTGGCTGGTACTGAGCGAGGCGTTACTGAGCCAGAACCAGTATTCTCTACTTGCTTCGGATCTCCATTCCTTCCACTTCCAGCACAACGTTATGCTGAAATGTTAGGTGAGAAAATCGACGAGCACGGTGCACAAGTATTCCTAGTAAACACTGGTTGGACTGGTGGCGAGTACGGCGTTGGTAACCGTATGAAGCTTTCTTACACTCGTACAATGGTGCGCGCTGCAATCGATGGCAAGTTAAGTAATGTAGAAACAACTACTGACTCTGTATTTGGATTACACATCCCAACAGCGGTTGAAGGTGTTCCTACAGAAGTATTAAACCCACGTGATGCTTGGGCTGACAAAGCTGCATATGATGCAAAAGCGGCTCACTTATCAAGTTTATTCAACGAAAACTTCAAGAAATTCTCAGGTGTTTCTGAAGATATCGTATCTAAGGGTGGCCCTTTAGTTTAA
- a CDS encoding Dps family protein has protein sequence MANNELNTQLNKLVATWSVLYTKLHNYHWYVNGPSFFTLHTKFEELYNEVTLNLDEVAERILSKGGKPVATLKEHLELSHIDEATGNETTEQMVEIIIADFKTIMNALKEAMEQAAEDGDDRTEDLLNANYQILEKHAWMLSAFLGK, from the coding sequence ATGGCGAACAATGAGTTAAATACACAATTAAACAAGTTAGTTGCAACATGGTCAGTCCTTTATACGAAATTGCATAATTATCACTGGTATGTAAATGGACCTTCATTTTTTACGCTACATACAAAATTTGAAGAACTCTACAATGAAGTTACATTAAATTTAGACGAAGTTGCGGAGCGCATCCTATCAAAAGGTGGCAAGCCTGTTGCGACATTAAAAGAGCATTTAGAGCTGTCACATATCGATGAAGCAACGGGCAATGAAACGACAGAACAAATGGTCGAAATCATTATTGCTGACTTTAAAACGATTATGAATGCATTAAAAGAGGCAATGGAACAAGCGGCAGAGGATGGCGATGATCGCACAGAAGATTTACTAAATGCAAATTATCAAATCCTGGAAAAGCATGCATGGATGCTATCAGCTTTCTTAGGGAAATAA
- the ytzI gene encoding YtzI protein, which yields MTIPLNVLIVICIIIVAIITAMTLIAVKWGYSVKHTIDPIEEHSPKEKQ from the coding sequence TTGACAATCCCTCTAAATGTTTTAATCGTTATTTGCATAATAATAGTTGCCATCATTACAGCAATGACATTAATCGCGGTGAAATGGGGCTATAGCGTGAAGCATACCATTGATCCGATTGAAGAACATTCACCTAAAGAAAAACAGTAA
- the metK gene encoding methionine adenosyltransferase has translation MTNRRLFTSESVTEGHPDKICDQISDAILDAILAEDPNARVACETTVTTGLVLVAGEITTSTYVDIKGIVRDTVAEIGYTRGKYGFDAENLAVLVAIGEQSPDIAQGVDQALEAREGSMTDADIDAIGAGDQGLMFGYACNETPELMPLPISLAHQLARRLTEVRKSGELTYLRPDGKTQVTVEYGENNTPLRVDTIVISTQHDEDVTLEQIQADLKAMVIGPVVPAELIDANTKYFINPTGRFVIGGPKGDAGLTGRKIIVDTYGGYARHGGGAFSGKDATKVDRSAAYAARYVAKNIVAAGLADRAEVQLAYAIGVARPVSIAVDTFGTGKVAESQIVEWIRELFDLRPAGIIKMLDLRRPIYKQTAAYGHFGRTDLNVPWENTDKASVLKEKAGL, from the coding sequence ATGACAAACCGACGACTGTTTACATCTGAAAGTGTAACGGAAGGGCATCCGGACAAAATTTGTGACCAAATTTCAGATGCCATTTTAGATGCGATTTTAGCAGAAGACCCAAATGCACGTGTAGCGTGTGAAACAACTGTAACAACAGGTTTAGTACTTGTAGCAGGAGAAATTACAACATCTACATATGTAGATATTAAAGGAATCGTTCGTGATACAGTAGCAGAAATTGGCTATACGCGTGGTAAATACGGCTTTGATGCTGAAAATCTAGCAGTATTAGTAGCAATTGGTGAGCAATCACCGGATATCGCACAAGGTGTTGACCAAGCACTTGAAGCACGTGAAGGTTCAATGACAGATGCCGATATCGATGCAATTGGTGCTGGTGACCAAGGTTTAATGTTTGGTTACGCATGTAACGAAACACCAGAACTTATGCCTTTACCAATTAGCTTAGCGCATCAATTAGCACGCCGTTTAACAGAAGTACGTAAATCAGGCGAGCTTACTTATTTACGACCAGATGGTAAAACGCAAGTAACTGTAGAATATGGTGAAAACAATACACCATTGCGTGTGGATACAATTGTTATTTCTACACAGCATGATGAAGATGTAACATTAGAGCAAATTCAAGCAGACTTAAAAGCGATGGTAATCGGACCAGTCGTACCTGCTGAATTAATCGATGCCAACACAAAATACTTCATCAATCCAACAGGCCGCTTCGTAATCGGTGGACCTAAAGGCGATGCTGGTTTAACAGGGCGTAAAATCATCGTTGATACGTATGGTGGATATGCTCGTCACGGCGGCGGCGCATTCTCTGGTAAAGATGCAACAAAAGTTGACCGTTCAGCAGCATACGCAGCACGTTACGTTGCGAAAAACATCGTAGCAGCAGGTCTAGCTGATCGTGCAGAAGTACAACTTGCATATGCAATTGGTGTTGCTCGTCCAGTGTCAATCGCGGTTGACACATTTGGCACGGGTAAAGTAGCTGAAAGCCAAATCGTAGAATGGATTCGTGAATTATTCGATTTACGTCCTGCAGGCATTATTAAAATGCTCGACCTACGTCGCCCAATTTACAAACAAACAGCAGCTTACGGTCACTTCGGTCGTACGGACTTAAATGTACCTTGGGAAAATACGGATAAAGCATCTGTATTAAAAGAAAAAGCTGGTTTATAA